A region of Nocardioides alkalitolerans DNA encodes the following proteins:
- the deoC gene encoding deoxyribose-phosphate aldolase, which produces MTDAQTPEPTPADEPTAAEVARLIDHTLLKPEATRADVEALVAEAAELGVYSVCVSPNMLPLTVPAGLKVAVVCGFPSGKHTSTVKAAEAAEAVANGADEIDMVIDVGAAVEGRYADVQADVAAVRAAVPAPTVLKVIIESAALSDEAIVAVSRASAAAGADFVKTSTGFHPAGGASEHAVRLMAETVAPALGVKASGGVRTLEQARTMIAAGATRLGVSGSRALLGGGPAAGGY; this is translated from the coding sequence GTGACCGACGCGCAGACCCCCGAGCCCACGCCCGCCGACGAGCCGACGGCGGCCGAGGTCGCCCGTCTCATCGACCACACCCTGCTCAAGCCCGAGGCGACGCGGGCCGACGTCGAGGCGCTCGTCGCCGAGGCCGCCGAGCTGGGCGTCTACTCCGTGTGCGTCTCGCCGAACATGCTGCCGCTGACCGTGCCCGCGGGCCTGAAGGTCGCCGTCGTCTGCGGCTTCCCGAGCGGCAAGCACACCTCGACCGTCAAGGCGGCCGAGGCCGCGGAGGCCGTCGCGAACGGCGCCGACGAGATCGACATGGTCATCGACGTGGGCGCGGCCGTCGAGGGCCGGTACGCCGACGTGCAGGCCGACGTCGCCGCCGTCCGGGCCGCGGTCCCGGCGCCCACCGTGCTCAAGGTGATCATCGAGTCCGCGGCCCTGTCCGACGAGGCGATCGTGGCCGTGAGCCGCGCCTCCGCCGCGGCCGGAGCGGACTTCGTCAAGACCTCCACCGGCTTCCACCCGGCCGGGGGCGCCTCCGAGCACGCCGTCCGCCTCATGGCGGAGACCGTGGCGCCCGCGCTGGGCGTCAAGGCCTCGGGCGGCGTCCGCACCCTCGAGCAGGCGCGCACGATGATCGCGGCCGGCGCCACCCGGCTCGGCGTCTCGGGCTCGCGCGCCCTGCTGGGCGGCGGTCCGGCCGCGGGCGGCTACTGA